In Sorghum bicolor cultivar BTx623 chromosome 10, Sorghum_bicolor_NCBIv3, whole genome shotgun sequence, one genomic interval encodes:
- the LOC8083478 gene encoding peroxiredoxin-2E-1, chloroplastic — MATSALVALSATTAAAAAGKRILLSRPTAAASSLSFASRRLAAAAGPLRGLLGAPIRAVASSASAPPKTIAVGDRLPDATLSYFDTSSPDGELKTVTVRDLTAGKKVVLFAVPGAFTPTCTQKHLPGFVAKAGELRAKGVDAVACVSVNDAFVMRAWKESLGIGDEVLLLSDGNGELARAMGVELDLSDKPVGLGVRSRRYALLAEDGVVKVLNLEEGGAFTNSSAEDMLSAL, encoded by the coding sequence ATGGCAACCTCCGCCCTCGTCGCTCTGTCCGCCaccacggccgccgccgccgccgggaagcGCATCCTCCTCTCGcgccccaccgccgccgcctcctccctctccttcgcCTCCCGCCGCCTGGCTGCCGCCGCGGGGCCCCTCCGGGGGCTCCTCGGCGCGCCAATCCGGGCCgtggcgtcgtcggcgtcggcgcccCCCAAGACCATCGCGGTTGGGGACCGGCTCCCTGACGCGACGCTGTCCTACTTCGACACCTCCTCCCCCGACGGCGAGCTGAAGACGGTGACGGTCCGCGACCTCACCGCGGGGAAGAAGGTGGTGCTCTTCGCGGTGCCCGGCGCGTTCACGCCCACCTGCACCCAGAAGCACCTCCCGGGCTTCGTGGCCAAGGCCGGGGAGCTCCGCGCCAAGGGCGTCGACGCCGTCGCCTGCGTCTCCGTCAACGACGCCTTCGTGATGCGCGCGTGGAAGGAGAGCCTGGGAATCGGCGACGAGGTGCTGCTGCTGTCCGACGGCAACGGGGAGCTGGCGCGCGCCATGGGCGTCGAGCTCGACCTCTCCGACAAGCCCGTCGGGCTCGGCGTCCGCTCCCGCCGCtacgcgctgctcgcggaggacGGCGTCGTCAAGGTGCTCAACCTCGAGGAGGGCGGCGCGTTCACCAACAGCAGCGCCGAGGACATGCTCAGCGCGCTCTGA